One Rosa chinensis cultivar Old Blush chromosome 3, RchiOBHm-V2, whole genome shotgun sequence DNA window includes the following coding sequences:
- the LOC112195412 gene encoding pentatricopeptide repeat-containing protein At5g65560 has protein sequence MASRLLSRPLRSLASKNQATSHIPISASSASSLIQPKLHKRNLLFPSSPCPTSLSHPSFTSIRLFSSQPSHKLKNNVSDQPNPKAVTLTSIIHEHAEAGRTKDALNVYKKFIAAGIFPEYDTYNALITALAADPKFVGDARECVLHMMTNGIRNHPDVGAYLAVYDGFVKQGNSDEGKRFLKEIKAKRLRGVDVESVREALKDKADDEVQGVIDILMDDKIGKSTRPLESLYETYKTVDAHFKNNTHEDLQSDEDFLENAKIAFTFIMRCECNMMFDALIQDGLTEEAMEIRASILDTGKVPGVVFFSGWINSISLVPGRTEEAIEVFQRMLSVGTEPSAYTYTVLIKVLTKDPKFIGDAKKYLLEMVNNGMRPNAKTYKSVVEAFAGADRMEECWELMKQMKAKGIELD, from the exons ATGGCGTCAAGGTTGTTATCTCGGCCCCTGCGTTCTCTTGCCTCCAAAAACCAAGCTACTTCTCATATACCCATCTCTGCTTCTTCTGCTTCCTCTCTGATTCAACCAAAGCTTCACAAAAGGAACCTTCTTTTTCCCTCCTCACCGTGTCCCACCTCTCTGAGTCACCCCAGTTTCACTAGCATTAGGCTCTTCAGCTCCCAACCCAGCCACAAGCTGAAAAACAACGTTTCAGACCAACCCAACCCCAAAGCTGTCACCCTCACCAGCATCATCCACGAGCACGCCGAGGCCGGCCGGACTAAGGACGCTCTCAATGTCTATAAGAAATTCATCGCCGCCGGAATATTCCCAGAATATGACACTTACAATGCCCTGATCACGGCACTCGCCGCAGACCCAAAATTTGTTGGGGATGCCAGGGAGTGTGTGCTGCACATGATGACCAACGGTATCCGCAACCACCCAGATGTCGGTGCTTACTTGGCCGTGTACGACGGGTTTGTGAAGCAGGGCAACTCCGACGAGGGGAAGCGGTTTCTGAAAGAGATTAAAGCTAAGCGCTTGCGTGGAGTTGATGTGGAGTCTGTGAGGGAGGCTCTCAAGGACAAAGCAGATGATGAGGTTCAAGGGGTCATTGACATTCTGATGG ATGACAAGATTGGCAAGAGCACCAGACCCCTAGAGTCTTTGTATGAGACTTACAAAACGGTGGACGCCCATTTCAAGAACAACACACATGAAGATTTGCAGAGCGACGAAGACTTCTTAGAGAATGCAAAGATAGCGTTCACGTTTATTATGCGATGTGAGTGCAATATGATGTTTGATGCTTTGATACAAGACGGCCTCACCGAAGAGGCTATGGAGATCAGGGCCTCCATCCTAGACACGGGTAAAGTACCTGGTGTGGTCTTCTTCTCCGGCTGGATTAACTCCATCAGCCTTGTTCCAGGGAGAACAGAGGAGGCTATTGAGGTGTTCCAGCGGATGTTATCAGTCGGAACCGAGCCCAGTGCATACACTTATACTGTTCTAATCAAGGTACTCACCAAAGACCCCAAATTCATTGGCGATGCCAAGAAGTACTTGCTGGAAATGGTGAACAATGGAATGCGGCCCAATGCCAAGACTTACAAATCTGTGGTTGAGGCGTTTGCTGGGGCGGACAGGATGGAGGAATGCTGGGAATTAATGAAGCAGATGAAGGCCAAGGGCATTGAGCTAGATTAA